The following are encoded together in the Bacillus cereus group sp. RP43 genome:
- the rimP gene encoding ribosome maturation factor RimP yields MDKKVTEVVEAFAQPIVEELNLELVDVEYVQEGQDWFLRVFIDSEKGVDIEECGAVSERLSEALDKEDPIPHLYFLDVSSPGAERPLKKEKDFQQAVGKQVAIKTYEPIDGEKMFEGKLLSYDGTTITLLLTIKTRKKEIQIPMDKVANARLAVTF; encoded by the coding sequence ATGGATAAGAAAGTCACAGAAGTTGTAGAAGCATTTGCGCAGCCAATCGTTGAAGAGTTAAATCTTGAACTTGTAGATGTAGAGTATGTGCAAGAAGGACAAGACTGGTTCTTACGCGTATTCATCGATTCTGAAAAGGGAGTCGACATTGAAGAATGCGGTGCGGTAAGTGAACGTTTAAGCGAAGCTTTAGATAAAGAGGATCCAATTCCTCATCTTTACTTTTTGGATGTATCATCTCCTGGAGCGGAACGCCCATTAAAGAAAGAGAAAGACTTCCAGCAAGCGGTAGGAAAACAAGTGGCAATTAAAACATATGAGCCGATTGATGGTGAAAAGATGTTTGAAGGAAAGCTACTTTCCTACGATGGTACTACAATTACACTACTATTAACAATTAAAACACGTAAAAAAGAAATCCAAATTCCAATGGATAAAGTTGCAAATGCGCGACTTGCTGTTACGTTTTAG
- the nusA gene encoding transcription termination factor NusA has product MSTELLDALLVLESEKGISKDIIIDAIEAALISAYKRNFNQAQNVRVSFNPEVGTIQVLARKDVVDNVFDPRLEISVEEARQINPNYQDGDVLEIEVTPKDFGRIAAQTAKQVVTQRVREAERGVIYSEFSDREEDIMVGIVQRQDARFIYVSLGKVEALLPVSEQMPNEQYKPHDRIRVFITKVEKTTKGPQIYVSRTHPGLLKRLFEMEVPEIYDGTVEIRSVAREAGDRSKISVYAENIDVDPVGSCVGPKGQRVQRVVDELKGEKIDIVRWSNDPVEYVANALSPSQVVKVLVDEEEKATTVVVPDHQLSLAIGKRGQNARLAAKLTGWKIDIKSESDAKQLGIVTEEDSVIAFGFDSVEDEIE; this is encoded by the coding sequence ATGAGCACTGAGTTGTTAGATGCTTTGCTCGTATTAGAGTCAGAAAAAGGTATTAGTAAAGATATTATTATTGATGCGATTGAAGCAGCATTAATCTCTGCTTATAAACGCAATTTTAACCAAGCACAAAACGTTCGTGTGAGCTTTAATCCCGAAGTGGGAACAATTCAAGTTTTAGCACGTAAGGACGTTGTGGATAATGTGTTTGATCCACGTCTTGAAATCTCTGTAGAAGAGGCAAGACAAATTAATCCAAACTACCAAGATGGCGACGTACTAGAAATTGAAGTAACGCCAAAAGATTTTGGTCGTATTGCAGCGCAAACTGCAAAACAAGTTGTAACACAACGAGTTCGTGAGGCGGAACGTGGTGTTATTTATTCAGAATTTAGTGATCGTGAAGAAGACATTATGGTTGGTATTGTACAGCGCCAAGATGCTCGTTTCATCTATGTAAGCTTAGGTAAAGTAGAAGCTTTACTACCTGTAAGTGAGCAAATGCCAAATGAGCAATATAAACCACATGATCGTATTCGCGTATTTATTACAAAAGTAGAAAAGACAACAAAAGGACCACAAATTTACGTATCACGTACACATCCTGGTCTTTTAAAACGTTTATTCGAAATGGAAGTTCCAGAAATTTATGATGGAACTGTAGAAATTCGCTCTGTAGCACGTGAAGCAGGCGACCGTTCTAAAATTTCTGTATATGCAGAGAATATCGATGTTGATCCAGTAGGTTCTTGTGTAGGACCGAAAGGACAACGTGTACAACGCGTTGTAGATGAACTAAAAGGTGAAAAGATTGACATCGTTCGCTGGTCGAATGACCCAGTTGAATATGTTGCAAATGCTTTAAGTCCATCACAGGTTGTTAAAGTACTTGTAGATGAAGAAGAGAAAGCAACAACTGTTGTTGTTCCAGACCACCAGCTTTCGTTAGCGATTGGTAAGCGTGGACAAAATGCGCGTCTTGCAGCTAAATTAACAGGCTGGAAAATTGATATTAAAAGTGAGTCTGATGCGAAACAACTTGGTATTGTGACAGAAGAAGATAGCGTAATCGCATTCGGATTCGATTCAGTTGAAGACGAAATCGAATAG
- a CDS encoding YlxR family protein translates to MSNRKVPLRKCIATQEMKSKRELVRIVRSKEGEVSIDLSGKKSGRGAYLSKDKESIIQAQKKNILEHHLKAKIDSSLYEELLELVEKESK, encoded by the coding sequence ATGAGCAATCGAAAAGTTCCGTTACGAAAATGTATTGCGACGCAAGAGATGAAATCAAAACGAGAGCTCGTTCGCATTGTTCGTTCCAAAGAGGGCGAAGTGTCTATTGATTTATCAGGAAAAAAATCAGGACGAGGTGCATATTTATCAAAAGATAAAGAAAGCATTATTCAAGCCCAAAAGAAAAACATTTTGGAACATCATCTAAAAGCGAAAATCGACAGTTCTCTGTACGAAGAGCTTCTTGAGCTTGTTGAGAAGGAGTCGAAATAA
- a CDS encoding YlxQ family RNA-binding protein, giving the protein MSDWKSFLGLANRARKIISGEELVLKEVRSGKAKLVLLSEDASANTTKRIIDKTTYYNIPMRKVENRQQLGHAIGRDERVVVAVLDEGFAKKLRSMLDTNYRG; this is encoded by the coding sequence GTGTCTGATTGGAAATCGTTTTTAGGACTAGCAAACCGCGCTCGAAAAATTATTTCGGGTGAAGAACTCGTTTTAAAAGAAGTACGAAGTGGCAAAGCAAAGCTAGTATTGCTTTCTGAAGATGCGTCAGCGAACACTACAAAACGTATCATTGATAAAACCACGTACTATAACATACCAATGAGAAAAGTCGAAAATCGACAACAATTAGGGCATGCGATTGGGAGAGACGAGCGAGTCGTTGTAGCTGTGTTAGATGAAGGCTTTGCGAAAAAGCTACGTAGCATGCTCGATACAAATTACCGGGGGTGA
- the infB gene encoding translation initiation factor IF-2, with the protein MSKIRVHEYAKKNNISSKDLMTKLKEMNIEVSNHMTMLEDEVVNKLDNQYNTGAEKPSVADEFEVEEKVVRSKKNSNKKKKKGKGNEDKRQDNFAGRQQTQIVETPDKITFSGSLTVGDLAKKLSKEPSEIIKKLFMLGIMATINQDLDKDTIELIATDYGIEVEEEVVVSETEFETFIDEQDDEENLKERPAVVTIMGHVDHGKTTLLDSIRNSKVTAGEAGGITQHIGAYQVDVNDKKITFLDTPGHAAFTTMRARGAQVTDITILVVAADDGVMPQTVEAISHAKAAGVPIIVAVNKMDKPAANPDRVMQELTEYELVPEAWGGDTIFVPISAIQGEGIDNLLEMILLVSEVEEYKANPNRYAAGTVIEAQLDKGKGTIATLLVQNGTLRVGDPIVVGTSFGRVRAMVSDIGRRVKVAGPSTPVEITGLNEVPQAGDRFMAFADEKKARQIGESRAQEALVAQRGEKSKFSLEDLFQQIQEGDVKEINLIVKADVQGSVEAMAASLRKIDVEGVKVKIIHTGVGAITESDVILASASNAIIIGFNVRPDVNAKRTAELEKVDVRLHRIIYKVIEEIESAMQGMLDPEFEEKVIGQAEVRQTFKVTKVGTIAGCYVIDGKITRDSGVRIIRDGVVIFEGQLDTLKRFKDDVKEVAQNYECGITIERYNDLKEGDIIEAYVMEEVKR; encoded by the coding sequence ATGAGTAAAATTCGAGTACATGAATATGCAAAAAAAAATAATATCTCAAGTAAAGATCTTATGACAAAACTAAAAGAGATGAATATCGAGGTTTCGAATCATATGACAATGTTAGAAGATGAAGTAGTAAACAAATTAGATAATCAATATAACACTGGGGCAGAAAAACCTTCTGTTGCAGATGAGTTTGAAGTAGAAGAGAAAGTTGTTCGCAGTAAAAAGAACAGCAATAAGAAGAAGAAAAAAGGCAAAGGAAATGAAGACAAACGTCAAGATAACTTTGCTGGAAGACAACAAACACAAATAGTAGAAACACCAGATAAAATCACTTTCTCTGGAAGCCTTACAGTAGGTGACCTTGCTAAAAAGTTAAGCAAAGAGCCATCTGAAATTATTAAAAAGCTCTTCATGCTAGGAATTATGGCGACAATTAACCAAGACTTAGATAAAGATACAATTGAGTTAATTGCTACTGATTACGGTATTGAAGTAGAAGAAGAAGTAGTTGTAAGTGAAACTGAATTTGAAACATTCATCGATGAGCAAGATGATGAAGAAAACTTAAAAGAACGTCCAGCTGTTGTTACAATTATGGGACACGTTGACCATGGTAAAACAACATTGCTTGACTCTATCCGTAATTCAAAAGTAACTGCTGGCGAAGCTGGTGGAATTACTCAGCATATTGGTGCATACCAAGTTGATGTAAATGATAAGAAAATTACGTTCTTAGATACACCAGGTCACGCGGCATTTACAACAATGCGTGCTCGTGGTGCACAAGTAACAGATATTACAATTCTTGTTGTTGCAGCTGATGACGGTGTTATGCCACAAACAGTTGAAGCGATTAGCCATGCGAAAGCAGCTGGAGTACCAATTATTGTTGCTGTGAATAAAATGGATAAACCAGCGGCAAATCCTGATCGTGTAATGCAAGAATTAACAGAATATGAATTAGTTCCAGAAGCTTGGGGTGGAGACACGATTTTCGTACCAATTTCTGCAATTCAAGGCGAGGGAATTGACAACTTACTAGAAATGATTCTTCTTGTGAGTGAAGTAGAAGAATATAAAGCAAATCCAAATCGCTATGCAGCTGGTACTGTAATTGAAGCACAGCTTGATAAAGGTAAAGGAACTATCGCGACATTACTTGTTCAAAACGGTACACTTCGAGTTGGAGATCCAATTGTTGTTGGAACATCATTCGGTCGTGTTCGTGCAATGGTAAGTGATATTGGTCGTCGTGTAAAAGTTGCTGGTCCATCAACTCCTGTTGAAATTACAGGTTTAAATGAAGTGCCACAAGCGGGAGATCGTTTCATGGCATTCGCTGATGAGAAGAAAGCTCGTCAAATCGGTGAATCACGTGCACAAGAAGCGTTAGTTGCACAACGTGGTGAGAAATCTAAATTCAGCCTGGAAGATTTATTCCAACAAATCCAAGAGGGCGATGTAAAAGAAATTAACTTAATTGTGAAAGCAGACGTACAAGGTTCTGTAGAAGCAATGGCAGCATCACTTCGTAAAATTGATGTTGAAGGCGTAAAAGTGAAAATTATCCATACAGGCGTAGGTGCGATTACAGAATCTGATGTTATTTTAGCTTCTGCATCTAATGCAATTATAATTGGATTTAACGTACGCCCTGATGTGAATGCTAAGCGTACAGCTGAATTAGAGAAAGTTGATGTTCGTTTACACCGTATTATCTATAAAGTAATCGAAGAAATTGAATCAGCAATGCAAGGTATGCTGGATCCAGAATTCGAAGAAAAAGTAATCGGTCAAGCGGAAGTTCGTCAAACGTTCAAAGTAACAAAAGTTGGAACAATCGCAGGTTGTTACGTAATAGACGGTAAAATTACACGTGATAGTGGCGTTCGTATTATCCGTGATGGCGTAGTAATTTTCGAAGGACAACTTGATACGTTAAAACGTTTCAAAGACGACGTAAAAGAAGTTGCACAAAACTATGAGTGTGGTATTACAATTGAGAGATATAATGATCTTAAAGAAGGGGACATCATTGAAGCATACGTTATGGAAGAAGTGAAGCGATGA
- a CDS encoding DUF503 family protein, with protein sequence MIIASLSFECMIYDVHSLKEKRAILQRVLTRVKQRYNVAVSEVGHQDVWQRTEIAIVSVSSNRVVCEKEMNRVLEYIDSFPEIERTITHLEWY encoded by the coding sequence ATGATTATCGCTTCACTCTCATTCGAGTGTATGATTTACGATGTGCATTCTTTAAAAGAGAAACGAGCAATTTTGCAACGTGTGTTAACTCGTGTGAAACAGCGCTATAATGTTGCTGTTTCTGAAGTTGGGCATCAAGATGTATGGCAACGTACAGAAATTGCAATTGTTTCCGTATCCTCAAATCGTGTTGTCTGTGAAAAAGAAATGAATCGTGTACTTGAGTATATCGATTCATTTCCTGAAATTGAACGTACGATAACACATTTGGAATGGTATTGA
- the rbfA gene encoding 30S ribosome-binding factor RbfA — protein sequence MKLRANRVGEQMKKELGDIISRKIKDPRIGFVTVTDVQVSGDLQIAKVYISVLGDEEQKENTLKGLAKAKGFIRSEIGQRIRLRKTPEITFEFDESIGYGHRIDTLLHEINKDGKREE from the coding sequence ATGAAATTACGTGCGAACCGTGTGGGCGAGCAAATGAAAAAAGAATTAGGCGACATTATCAGTCGTAAAATTAAAGACCCACGTATTGGATTTGTTACAGTAACAGATGTACAAGTGAGTGGAGATTTACAAATTGCTAAAGTATACATTTCTGTTTTAGGTGACGAAGAACAGAAAGAAAATACATTAAAAGGTTTAGCGAAGGCAAAAGGCTTTATTCGTTCAGAAATTGGCCAACGTATTCGTCTTCGTAAAACACCAGAAATTACCTTTGAGTTCGATGAGTCTATCGGATATGGTCATCGAATTGATACACTTTTACATGAAATTAATAAAGACGGTAAACGTGAAGAATAA
- the truB gene encoding tRNA pseudouridine(55) synthase TruB: MEGVVLLHKPKGMTSHDCVFKLRKILREKRIGHTGTLDPDVTGVLPICVGRATKIAQFLTSETKTYEGEVTLGFSTTTEDASGEVVEKQDVNRVITRKEVEEALAELTGTIEQMPPMFSAVKVNGKKLYEYARAGQEVERPVRTITIHEFVLLDEREVFEGENISFRFRVTCSKGTYVRTLAVMIGEKLGFPSHMSHLVRTASGEFLLEDCISFEEIEENVQNGTVESIFISIDEALSKFPKMVVDEKQAEKIKNGMFLKNELETTAPFITVFDKNDRCLAIYEHHPKHPGMLKPMKVLVNNQELKL; this comes from the coding sequence ATGGAAGGTGTAGTATTATTACATAAGCCAAAGGGAATGACATCACATGATTGTGTGTTCAAATTAAGAAAGATATTGCGTGAGAAACGAATTGGTCATACAGGGACACTGGATCCAGATGTAACAGGAGTATTACCTATTTGCGTTGGGCGTGCAACAAAAATTGCGCAATTTTTAACAAGTGAAACAAAAACATACGAAGGTGAAGTGACATTAGGATTTTCAACAACAACAGAAGATGCTTCTGGTGAAGTTGTGGAGAAACAAGATGTAAATCGTGTCATTACACGTAAAGAAGTAGAAGAGGCACTAGCGGAACTAACAGGGACAATTGAACAAATGCCACCGATGTTCTCAGCTGTAAAAGTTAACGGAAAAAAACTATACGAATATGCAAGGGCAGGACAAGAAGTTGAACGTCCAGTTCGTACAATTACAATTCATGAATTTGTATTACTTGATGAACGTGAAGTTTTTGAAGGGGAAAACATTTCATTTCGTTTCCGTGTAACGTGTAGTAAAGGAACATATGTAAGAACACTAGCAGTAATGATTGGTGAAAAACTTGGATTTCCATCACATATGTCTCACCTTGTAAGAACAGCATCTGGTGAATTTTTACTAGAAGATTGCATATCATTTGAAGAAATTGAAGAAAACGTGCAAAATGGAACAGTAGAGTCTATTTTCATCTCAATTGATGAGGCGCTAAGTAAGTTTCCAAAAATGGTTGTAGATGAAAAGCAAGCTGAAAAAATAAAGAACGGTATGTTCTTAAAGAATGAATTAGAAACAACAGCACCATTTATTACAGTATTTGATAAAAATGATCGTTGCTTAGCGATTTATGAGCATCACCCAAAACACCCTGGCATGCTAAAGCCAATGAAAGTGCTTGTGAATAATCAAGAACTAAAGCTATAA
- the ribF gene encoding bifunctional riboflavin kinase/FAD synthetase — MKLIHLTHPHEQNKIELPPTVMALGYFDGIHLGHQRVIRTAKKIADERGCKSAVMTFHPHPSVVLGKKEAHVEYITPMRLKEEIIASLGIDILYVVKFDEPFAGLLPQQFVDEYIIGLNVKHVVAGFDYSYGRLGKGKMETLPFHARGEFTQTVIEKVEYQEEKVSSTSLRKLIRNGEMEQIPSILGRAYTVEGTVVHGDKRGRQIGFPTANVGLNDEYLLPPVGVYAVRLKVHDEWHDSVCNIGYKPTFKENERQLSIEVHLFEFNKDIYDQSVTVEWHMRIREEKKFNGIDELVAQIAQDKKVAQEYFASVKNILAFSNEK, encoded by the coding sequence GTGAAACTTATTCATTTAACTCATCCACATGAACAAAATAAAATAGAATTACCACCTACTGTAATGGCATTAGGATATTTTGATGGCATTCATTTAGGACATCAACGTGTGATTCGAACAGCGAAAAAAATAGCGGATGAAAGAGGATGTAAAAGTGCTGTCATGACGTTCCATCCACACCCGTCTGTTGTATTAGGGAAAAAAGAAGCGCATGTGGAGTATATTACACCGATGCGCCTTAAAGAAGAAATCATCGCAAGTTTAGGAATTGATATCTTATATGTAGTGAAATTCGATGAGCCATTTGCTGGATTATTGCCACAACAGTTTGTCGATGAGTACATTATTGGTTTAAATGTAAAGCATGTAGTAGCAGGCTTTGATTATTCATATGGACGTTTAGGAAAAGGGAAGATGGAGACTTTACCATTTCATGCAAGAGGGGAGTTTACACAGACCGTGATCGAAAAAGTTGAATATCAAGAAGAAAAAGTAAGTTCCACTTCATTACGAAAGTTAATTCGAAACGGTGAAATGGAACAAATTCCATCTATTTTAGGGAGAGCTTACACCGTAGAAGGCACAGTTGTACACGGTGATAAGCGTGGACGTCAAATTGGTTTTCCAACTGCAAATGTAGGTTTAAATGATGAATATCTGTTGCCACCTGTAGGTGTATATGCGGTAAGGTTGAAAGTTCATGATGAATGGCATGATAGTGTATGTAATATCGGATATAAACCAACCTTCAAAGAGAATGAGCGTCAATTATCTATTGAAGTGCATCTATTTGAATTTAATAAAGACATATACGATCAAAGTGTTACAGTGGAGTGGCACATGCGTATAAGAGAAGAAAAAAAGTTTAATGGAATTGATGAGTTAGTTGCGCAAATCGCTCAAGATAAAAAGGTTGCCCAAGAATATTTTGCGAGCGTAAAGAATATACTTGCTTTTTCAAATGAAAAGTAG
- the rpsO gene encoding 30S ribosomal protein S15 has product MALTQERKNEIIAQFRTHETDTGSPEVQIAVLTEQINTLNEHLRTHKKDHHSRRGLLKMVGKRRNLLTYLRNSDITRYRELITKLGLRR; this is encoded by the coding sequence ATGGCTTTAACACAAGAGCGTAAAAATGAAATCATTGCACAATTTAGAACTCATGAGACTGATACTGGTTCTCCAGAGGTTCAAATTGCTGTCCTAACGGAGCAAATTAACACTCTAAACGAGCACTTACGTACTCACAAGAAGGATCATCATTCACGTCGTGGTCTATTAAAGATGGTTGGTAAACGTCGTAATTTACTTACTTACCTTCGTAATAGCGATATCACACGTTACCGTGAATTAATCACAAAGCTTGGCTTACGTCGATAG
- the pnp gene encoding polyribonucleotide nucleotidyltransferase, with the protein MSQEKQVFSIDLAGRQLTIETSQLAKQANGAVLVRYGDTAVLSTATASKEPKNVDFFPLTVNYEERLYAVGKIPGGFIKREGRPSEKAILASRLIDRPIRPLFADGFRNEVQVVSIVMSVDQDCSSEMAAMFGSSLALSISDIPFEGPIAGATVGRINGEFVINPTVEQQEQSDMHLVVAGTKDAINMVEAGADQVPEETMLEAIMFGHDEIKRLIAFQEEIVQAVGKEKTAVKLYEVDADLNQAVREMAETDMHSAIQVHEKHAREDAISVVKKRVIEHYEAAEADADTLGQVNEILYKIVKEEVRRLITVEKIRPDGRKGDEIRPLASEVGILSRTHGSGLFTRGQTQALSICTLGALGDVQILDGLGVEESKRFMHHYNFPSFSVGETRPMRGPGRREIGHGALGERALEPVIPSEKDFPYTVRLVSEVLESNGSTSQASICGSTLAMMDAGVPLKAPVAGIAMGLVKSGEHYTILTDIQGMEDHLGDMDFKVAGTAKGVTALQMDIKIDGLSREILEEALQQAKVGRMHILDHMLSVIAEPRIELSAYAPKIITMTINPDKIRDVIGPSGKQINKIIEETGVKIDIEQDGTVFISSINQEMNDKAKKIIEDIVREVQVGEIYLGKVKRVEKFGAFVELFSGKDGLVHISELALERVGKVEDVVKIGDEISVKVIEIDKQGRVNLSRKVLLKEEQEKEAAKEEAVKEENAQEQQ; encoded by the coding sequence ATGAGTCAGGAAAAGCAAGTCTTCTCGATAGATTTAGCTGGTCGTCAGCTAACAATTGAAACAAGTCAGCTTGCAAAACAAGCAAACGGAGCAGTATTAGTAAGATATGGCGACACAGCAGTTCTATCTACAGCAACTGCATCAAAAGAGCCAAAAAATGTAGATTTCTTCCCGCTTACAGTAAACTATGAAGAGCGTTTATATGCAGTCGGAAAAATCCCAGGTGGTTTTATTAAGCGCGAAGGCCGTCCAAGTGAAAAAGCAATTTTAGCAAGTCGTTTAATTGACCGTCCAATCCGTCCACTTTTCGCAGATGGTTTCCGTAATGAAGTACAAGTTGTCAGCATCGTAATGAGTGTTGATCAAGACTGTTCTTCTGAGATGGCAGCTATGTTTGGTTCTTCATTAGCATTATCTATTTCAGATATTCCATTTGAAGGTCCAATCGCAGGTGCGACAGTTGGTCGTATTAATGGCGAGTTCGTTATTAATCCAACAGTAGAACAGCAAGAACAAAGTGATATGCACCTTGTTGTAGCTGGTACGAAAGATGCAATTAACATGGTTGAAGCAGGAGCGGATCAAGTACCTGAAGAAACAATGTTAGAAGCAATTATGTTTGGACACGATGAAATTAAACGTCTAATTGCATTCCAAGAAGAGATTGTACAAGCTGTCGGTAAAGAGAAAACAGCAGTGAAACTTTATGAAGTGGATGCTGATTTGAACCAAGCTGTACGTGAAATGGCTGAGACAGATATGCATTCTGCAATCCAAGTGCACGAAAAACATGCACGTGAAGATGCAATTAGCGTAGTGAAAAAGCGTGTAATTGAGCATTACGAAGCAGCGGAAGCTGATGCTGATACATTAGGACAAGTAAACGAAATTTTATATAAAATTGTAAAAGAAGAAGTACGTCGTCTTATTACAGTTGAAAAAATCCGCCCAGATGGTCGTAAAGGTGACGAAATTCGTCCTTTAGCATCAGAGGTTGGTATTTTATCTCGTACACATGGTTCTGGTCTATTCACACGTGGACAAACGCAAGCATTAAGTATTTGTACATTAGGTGCATTAGGCGATGTGCAAATTTTAGATGGTCTAGGTGTAGAAGAGTCAAAACGCTTTATGCACCATTATAATTTCCCTTCATTTAGTGTTGGTGAAACAAGACCAATGCGTGGACCAGGTCGTCGTGAAATTGGTCACGGTGCACTAGGAGAACGTGCTCTTGAACCTGTAATTCCGTCTGAAAAGGATTTCCCATATACAGTGCGTCTTGTATCTGAAGTATTAGAATCAAATGGTTCTACTTCACAAGCGAGTATTTGCGGTAGTACATTAGCGATGATGGATGCGGGTGTACCACTTAAAGCACCAGTTGCTGGTATTGCAATGGGTCTAGTAAAATCTGGTGAGCATTACACAATTTTAACAGATATTCAAGGAATGGAAGACCATTTAGGTGATATGGACTTTAAAGTAGCAGGTACTGCAAAAGGTGTAACTGCACTACAAATGGACATTAAAATCGATGGTTTATCTCGTGAGATTTTAGAAGAAGCATTACAACAAGCGAAAGTTGGTCGTATGCACATTCTAGATCACATGTTATCTGTTATCGCTGAACCTCGCATTGAGTTATCTGCGTATGCTCCGAAGATTATTACAATGACAATTAACCCAGATAAAATTCGTGATGTTATTGGACCAAGTGGTAAACAAATTAATAAAATCATTGAAGAAACTGGCGTTAAAATTGATATCGAGCAAGATGGTACAGTATTCATTTCATCAATTAACCAAGAGATGAATGACAAAGCGAAGAAAATTATCGAAGATATCGTTCGCGAAGTACAAGTAGGCGAAATCTACTTAGGCAAAGTTAAACGTGTTGAAAAATTCGGTGCGTTCGTTGAATTATTTAGCGGTAAAGATGGACTTGTTCACATCTCTGAACTTGCACTTGAGCGTGTAGGTAAAGTAGAAGACGTTGTGAAAATCGGTGATGAGATTTCAGTTAAAGTTATCGAAATCGATAAGCAAGGTCGTGTAAACTTATCTAGAAAAGTATTGCTAAAAGAAGAGCAAGAAAAAGAAGCTGCTAAAGAAGAAGCGGTTAAAGAAGAAAACGCACAAGAGCAACAATAA
- a CDS encoding polysaccharide deacetylase family protein: protein MKARILAYIFIFSLYVGFGSYSVFAQDNLHEEIQKHAKQYEIMPQNAMIDKIWKATPGYNGKQVDIEASYNNMKKIKKFDQEQLEFKEVSPSVHLEDLPPAPIYRGHPNKKMVGLTINVAWGNEYLPRILEILKKHDVKATFFLEGRWVKENLRFAKMIVDANQEVGNHSYTHPNMKTLSTDEIRDQLQKTNRMIEAATNQKVRWFAPPSGSFRDEVVKIADDFQMGTIMWTVDTIDWKRPEPGVLLQRVMRKIHPGAIVLMHPTSPTTEALDTMIKKLKEQGYKVGNITELLDEKRVD, encoded by the coding sequence ATGAAAGCTCGTATATTAGCGTACATATTTATATTTTCTTTATATGTGGGTTTTGGCTCTTATTCCGTTTTTGCGCAGGATAACTTGCATGAAGAGATTCAAAAGCATGCAAAACAGTACGAGATTATGCCGCAAAATGCGATGATTGATAAGATTTGGAAGGCGACGCCTGGGTATAATGGAAAACAAGTGGATATAGAAGCGTCCTATAATAATATGAAGAAAATCAAGAAGTTTGATCAAGAACAACTTGAATTTAAGGAAGTATCACCGAGTGTTCACTTAGAAGATTTACCACCAGCTCCCATTTATCGAGGACATCCAAATAAAAAAATGGTGGGATTAACAATTAATGTGGCCTGGGGTAATGAGTATTTGCCACGTATATTAGAGATATTGAAAAAACATGATGTGAAGGCGACTTTCTTTTTAGAAGGACGCTGGGTGAAAGAAAACTTACGATTTGCCAAAATGATTGTCGATGCAAATCAAGAAGTAGGAAATCATTCTTACACACACCCTAATATGAAAACGCTGTCTACAGATGAAATACGAGATCAATTACAAAAAACAAATCGAATGATAGAAGCGGCTACAAATCAGAAAGTGAGATGGTTTGCTCCGCCAAGCGGAAGCTTTCGGGATGAGGTAGTAAAAATAGCGGATGATTTCCAAATGGGGACGATTATGTGGACTGTAGATACAATTGATTGGAAGCGGCCAGAACCGGGTGTGCTATTGCAGAGAGTAATGCGAAAAATACATCCAGGTGCTATTGTGCTAATGCATCCTACTTCACCTACAACAGAAGCGCTAGATACTATGATTAAAAAATTAAAGGAACAAGGATATAAAGTGGGGAATATTACAGAATTATTAGATGAAAAACGTGTGGATTAA